Proteins co-encoded in one Arachis hypogaea cultivar Tifrunner chromosome 11, arahy.Tifrunner.gnm2.J5K5, whole genome shotgun sequence genomic window:
- the LOC140176254 gene encoding uncharacterized protein: protein MDKVFSKQIGRNLEVYVDDMVVKSQQDHIHDTDLEEVFNQVRKHSMRLNTEKCAFGVNTDLGFMLTARGIEANLEKCDAIINMRSPRSIKEIQQLNGRLAALSRFIPAISTHSQHFFHALKKQTQFNWNTDCETAFQKLKTMLSSPPILQKPSPDSASNAEGSGAGVYLTNKHELQTEQLIRFTFQTSNNQAEYEALLAGLQLAQSLNITHLQVYCDSQLVVQQVTGHFQDQDWRTPYKSYIQTGSMPATIKDPRTFKRRAASFTLIGTDLYKRDFSQPLLRCLSTEKAKVTINETHEGLPKARTTNTQPGQAAAHLGEHPQTNGLAEAANKVILTALKKKLGEAKGEWADLMPEILWSYNTAKQSTTQETPYRLVYGADAVIPVEIAVTSRRTANAQATDNANTRQIELDTIEEDKTKAELRHKAMQQITQ, encoded by the exons ATGGATAAGGTTTTCAGCAAACAAATAGGAAGAAACTTGGAAGTATATGTCGATGACATGGTCGTCAAGTCTCAACAAGACCACATTCATGACACTGACCTAGAAGAGGTATTCAATCAGGTAAGAAAGCACAGCATGAGACTCAATACGGAAAAATGTGCTTTTGGAGTCAACACTGACCTCGGCTTTATGCTAACAgcaagaggaattgaagcaaatctcGAGAAATGTGATGCGATAATCAACATGAGGAGTCCTCGATCAATAAAGGAAATTCAACAACTAAACGGGAGACTAGCCGCACTATCCCGCTTCATACCAGCAATATCTACACATTCCCAACACTTCTTCCATGCACTTAAGAAGCAAACACAATTTAACTGGAACACAGATTGCGAAACAGCTTTTCAAAAACTAAAGACAATGTTATCCTCTCCCCCAATCCTGCAGAAACCAAGCCCAG ACAGCGCCTCAAATGCAGAAGGATCAGGAGCAGGAGTATACCTAACCAACAAACACGAGCTCCAAACCGAGCAGTTAATCAGATTCACATTCCAAACAAGCAATAATCAAGCCGAATATGAGGCATTGCTCGCAGGACTACAACTAGCACAATCGCTGAACATAACTCATCTCCAAGTCTATTGTGACTCACAGCTCGTCGTCCAACAAGTAACAGGACATTTTCAG GATCAGGACTGGAGGACACCATATAAAAGCTATATACAAACGGGAAGCATGCCAGCAACAATTAAGGACCCCAGAACATTTAAAAGAAGGGCAGCATCTTTCACGCTAATCGGAACCGACCTATACAAAAGGGATTTCTCACAACCACTATTACGATGCCTAAGCACGGAAAAAGCAAAAGTCACCATTAACGAAACTCATGAAGGG CTGCCAAAAGCACGCACCACTAATACACAACCCGGCCAAGCTGCTGCACACCTCGGAG AACACCCACAAACAAACGGACTCGCCGAGGCTGCAAACAAAGTAATTCTAACCGCACTCAAAAAGAAGCTCGGCGAGGCAAAAGGAGAATGGGCCGATCTAATGCCGGAAATTCTATGGAGCTACAACACAGCCAAGCAATCCACAACACAAGAGACACCTTACCGACTTGTCTACGGAGCGGACGCAGTAATCCCGGTCGAAATTGCCGTCACATCAAGAAGGACGGCAAATGCACAAGCAACCGACAATGCCAACACCAGACAGATAGAGCTGGACACTATCGAGGAAGACAAAACTAAAGCTGAACTAAGGCACAAAGCTATGCAACAAATAACACAATGA
- the LOC112722037 gene encoding protein MAIN-LIKE 1-like: MWFLNTVFGELEQDAIEEHLLRYTRGYIMQLIWGILFPYASDSRVHIRWLPLLEDLDACGRLSWGSAVLAWMYRQMCRATEHGARNLNGCVSLLLSWAYHCIPLLGPDGFDTRRFSLVERWVQYRSDNARGEGRLRRYRRILNGIGMLYVEWTPYADPQLEGIVPDAIAEADHTVAVVDRVVRQFGGLQNIPNRPLDIDNMHRMDGRVGRGEWFLHLLEGWHELWDQRADHRLHIHHHIDLRPSLLYMTWYLQWAHTELFGQGDQHLVPARVVPEDLPIYHPPAPELRSAVGRGRGRGRGRGRGRRGGGRERQGMTSFT, translated from the exons ATGCAGCTGATATGGGGTATTCTGTTCCCATATGCATCTGACTCTCGGGTGCACATCAGGTGGCTCCCCCTGCTGGAGGACCTTGATGCATGTGGTAGGTTGTCGTGGGGATCGGCTGTATTGGCATGGATGTACCGCCAGATGTGTCGTGCCACGGAGCATGGTGCGCGCAACCTGAATGGTTGCGTCAGCCTGCTATTGTCTTGGGCCTACCACTGTATTCCCCTGTTAGGACCTGATGGATTTGATACTCGTCGATTTTCGCTGGTTGagag GTGGGTTCAGTACCGCTCTGACAACGCCAGAGGCGAGGGCCGCCTTAGGCGTTACAGGCGTATTCTGAACGGGATTGGGATGCTCTAC GTTGAGTGGACGCCGTATGCCGACCCACAACTGGAGGGTATAGTTCCTGATGCGATTGCTGAGGCTGACCACACGGTGGCGGTT GTGGACCGAGTGGTGCGGCAGTTCGGTGGCCTACAGAACATCCCGAACAGGCCATTGGACATCGACAACATGCACAGGATGGACGGTCGTGTTGGAAGGGGCGAGTGGTTTTTGCACTTGCTTGAGGGGTGGCATGAGCTATGGGATCAGCGGGCCGACCATCGTCTGCACATCCATCATCATATAGACCTGCGTCCTTCACTACTATATATGACTTGGTACTTACAGTGGGCACACACGGAATTGTTTGGTCAGGGTGACCAGCACCTAGTGCCGGCGAGGGTGGTGCCAGAGGACCTACCTATATACCATCCACCTGCTCCAGAGTTACGATCAGCCGTTGGGAGAGGGAGAGGTAGGGGACGGGGGAGAGGCAGAGGCAGACGTGGTGGAGGCCGAGAGAGGCAGGGGATGACGAGCTTCACCTAG
- the LOC140176253 gene encoding uncharacterized mitochondrial protein AtMg00810-like gives MDVPLGRGHHMKTPSVRLCDFVFAATILIGLTDQPPSLSKSSGNNGAAIQRFKEYLHTCFHMKDFGRLKYFLGVEVARSPTEIFLCQRKYALDIITETGLLGAKPVAIPCEENHRLGSATGSLLSDPSIYRQLVGRLIYLCFTQPDMAYSVHILSQFMQNPRIEHWQAALRVVRYLKGHLGQGILLPRETDLWLYGWCDSDWASCPLTRKSITGWFFQLGNSPISWKTQKQQTVSASSVEAEYRSMAQITKELKWIKDILFSLYVPHHASIRLYYDSQATLHIAKNLALHERTKHIEVDCHLVRDEIVHQRLLPSYVLTQTQLANLFY, from the exons ATGGACGTTCCACTTGGTCGAGGTCACCACATGAAGACACCCTCAGTCAGGTTGTGCGATTTTGTCTTTGCTGCTACGATACTAATAGGCCTTACCGACCAACCTCCCTCTCTATCAAAATCCTCAG GAAATAATGGTGCTGCAATTCAACGTTTCAAAGAGTATTTACACACATGTTTTCACATGAAAGATTTTGGCCGGCTGAAATACTTCTTGGGAGTTGAGGTTGCCAGATCTCCGACTGAAATCTTTCTGTGCCAAAGAAAATATGCTTTGGACATAATCACTGAAACAGGACTTCTAGGTGCTAAGCCTGTAGCAATACCGTGCGAAGAGAATCATCGATTGGGGTCAGCTACAGGTTCTCTTTTATCCGATCCTAGCATATATCGTCAACTTGTTGGAAGACTGATTTATTTGTGTTTTACTCAGCCTGATATGGCCTACAGTGTTCACATATTGTCCCAGTTCATGCAAAATCCACGCATCGAACACTGGCAAGCTGCTTTGCGTGTTGTACGTTATTTAAAGGGACATCTTGGACAAGGAATTCTTCTCCCACGAGAGACTGATTTATGGCTCTATGGATGGTGTGACTCCGATTGGGCTAGTTGTCCACTCACTCGCAAGTCAATCACAGGCTGGTTCTTCCAGCTTGGTAACTCACCAATATCTTGGAAGACTCAGAAACAACAGACAGTGTCTGCCTCCTCTGTTGAGGCTGAATATCGTTCAATGGCTCAGATAACAAAAGAATTGAAGTGGATTAAAGATATACTCTTCTCTCTATACGTGCCTCATCATGCCTCCATTCGTCTCTATTACGACAGTCAAGCAACTCTTCACATTGCTAAAAATCTGGCTTTGCATGAACGCACAAAGCACATTGAAGTAGATTGTCATCTTGTTCGGGATGAGATCGTGCACCAACGCCTCCTTCCATCTTATGTTCTCACTCAAACTCAGTTGGCCAACCTTTTTTACTAA
- the LOC112722038 gene encoding inositol transporter 1-like: MVVDISVSIKAGSSDYLEKHPERKISFFRNSYVVGITFAAGIGGLLFGYDTGVISGALLYIKDDFEIVKNSSFLQELIVAMALIGAIFGAAIGGYINDFLGRKAATIIADICFVLGSLLIAVAPNPTLIIVGRFFVGLGVGFASVTAPMYIAEVSPSEIRGGLVSINCLMITTGQFLSFVINYGLTRVPGTWRWMLGIAGTPAVIQLVLMAFLPESPRWLYLKNRKEEATNVLSKIYSSPRLEDEIEILETHMKQEQRDKVKVKYSDVFKLKEIRVAFICGAGLQAFQQLTGISVIMYYSPTIIQLAGFKSNEMALFLSLIVSAINAGGTILGIYLIDIVGRKKLTLSSLTGVVGALILLSASCYVREHGNQSLVYGWLAVVGLALYIIFFAPGMGPVPWAVNTEIYTEEYRGICGGMSATINWVGSVIMSISFLSIVDIIGLGKSFMILLAIACVAIVFVILYMPETKGLTFEEVSNIWKEKAYEKNKNTEGMVEQAST; encoded by the exons ATGGTGGTTGATATATCCGTGTCAATTAAAGCAGGAAGCTCTGATTATTTGGAGAAGCATCCAGAgcgtaaaatatctttttttcgaaattcttacgTTGTTGGAATTACTTTTGCAGCTGGTATTGGTGGCCTTCTATTCGGTTATGATACTG GTGTGATATCTGGTGCTCTCTTGTACATAAAAGATGATTTTGAAATTGTAAAGAATAGTAGTTTTCTTCAA GAACTAATTGTTGCCATGGCCTTAATTGGTGCAATTTTTGGCGCCGCCATTGGTGGTTACATTAATGATTTCTTAGGACGTAAGGCTGCCACTATTATCGCAGATATTTGTTTTGTATTAGGATCACTCCTTATCGCCGTTGCACCAAATCCAACTCTTATCATAGTGGGCCGATTTTTTGTTGGCCTAGGTGTAGGTTTTGCCTCTGTTACTGCTCCTATGTATATAGCAGAAGTATCGCCATCTGAAATAAGAGGTGGATTAGTTAGTATCAATTGTCTTATGATTACAACCGGGCAATTTCTTTCCTTTGTCATCAATTATGGTTTGACTAGA GTTCCTGGGACATGGCGTTGGATGCTTGGAATTGCAGGTACACCAGCTGTCATTCAATTGGTTCTTATGGCCTTTCTCCCTGAATCCCCAAGATGGCTCTATTTGAAG AATAGAAAAGAGGAAGCCACCAATGTTCTTTCTAAGATCTACTCATCACCTCGATTGGAGGATGAAATAGAAATTCTTGAAACTCACATGAAGCAAGAACAAAGGGataaggtcaaagttaaatacaGTGATGTATTCAAGTTGAAAGAAATCAGAGTTGCATTCATATGTGGGGCTGGACTTCAAGCATTTCAACAACTTACTGGAATTAGTGTTATAATGTACTATAGCCCAACAATCATCCAATTAGCAGGCTTTAAATCAAACGAAATGGCTTTGTTCTTATCCCTCATTGTTTCTGCAATTAATGCCGGTGGCACAATTCTTGGAATTTACCTTATTGACATTGTAGGTCGAAAGAAGCTAACTCTCAGTAGTTTAACAGGTGTAGTTGGAGCCTTGATCCTACTCTCTGCTTCATGTTATGTTAGAGAACATGGCAACCAGAGTTTAGTTTATGGGTGGCTTGCTGTTGTGGGCTTGGCTTTGTACATTATATTCTTTGCACCTGGAATGGGTCCTGTTCCTTGGGCTGTGAACACAGAGATATACACTGAAGAATATAGAGGAATATGTGGTGGCATGTCTGCAACAATTAATTGGGTTGGTAGTGTCATCATGTCCATTAGCTTCCTTTCAATTGTGGATATCATTGGGCTTGGTAAGAGTTTTATGATTCTTTTGGCAATTGCTTGTGTTGCGATAGTTTTTGTGATTCTCTATATGCCGGAGACAAAAGGGTTGACTTTTGAAGAAGTTTCAAATATTTGGAAAGAGAAAGcctatgaaaaaaataaaaacacagaaGGCATGGTTGAGCAAGCAAGTACATGA